One window from the genome of Ailuropoda melanoleuca isolate Jingjing chromosome 5, ASM200744v2, whole genome shotgun sequence encodes:
- the BRPF3 gene encoding bromodomain and PHD finger-containing protein 3 isoform X1 yields the protein MRKPRRKSRQNAEGRRSPSPYSLKCSPTRETLTYAQAQRIVEVDIDGRLHRISIYDPLKIITEDELTAQDITECNSNKENSEQPQFPGKSKKPSSKGKKKESCSKHASGTSFHLPQPSFRMVDSGSQPEAPPLPAAYYRYIEKPPEDLDAEVEYDMDEEDLAWLDMVNEKRRVDGHSLVSADTFELLVDRLEKESYLESRSSGAQQSLIDEDAFCCVCLDDECHNSNVILFCDICNLAVHQECYGVPYIPEGQWLCRCCLQSPSRPVDCVLCPNKGGAFKQTSDGHWAHVVCAIWIPEVCFANTVFLEPIEGIDNIPPARWKLTCYICKQKGLGAAIQCHKVNCYTAFHVTCAQRAGLFMKIEPMRETSLNGTIFTVRKTAYCEAHSPPGAATARRKGDSPGSLSEAGDEEGLKEGCGEEEEKEEMEEEEEDEGQGGVGGPLKGVPKKNKMTLKQKIKKEPEEVGRDTASTVPMVAVPQIPSYRLNKICSGLSFQRKNQFIQRLHNYWLLKRQARNGVPLIRRLHSHLQSQRNAEQREQDEKTSAVKEELKYWQKLRHDLERARLLIELIRKREKLKREQVKVQQAAMELELMPFNVLLRTTLDLLQEKDPAHIFAEPVNLSEVPDYLEFISKPMDFSTMRRKLESHLYRTLEEFEEDFNLIVTNCMKYNAKDTIFHRAAVRLRDLGGAILRHARRQAENIGYDPERGTHLPESPKLEDFYRFSWEDVDNILIPENRAHLSPEVQLKELLEKLDLVSAMRSSGARTRRVRLLRREINALRQKLAQPPPPPQPPSLNKTVSNGELPAGPQGDAAVLEQAPQEEPEDDGDRDDSKLPPPPTLEPTGPAPSLSEHDSPPDPPTLKPINDSKPPSRLLKPRKVEEDELLEKSPLQIGSEPLQRLLSDNGINRVSLMAPDAPAGAPLSGVGRRTSVLFKKAKNGVKLQRSPDRALENGEDHGAVGSPASPASIEDERHSRKRPRSRSCSESEGERSPQQEEETGVTNGFGKHTESGSDSECSLGLSGGLAFEACSGLTPPKRSRGKPALSRVPFLEGVNGDSDYSSAGRSLLMPFEDRGDLEPLELVWAKCRGYPSYPALIIDPKMPREGLLHNGVPIPVPPLDVLKLGEQKQAEAGEKLFLVLFFDNKRTWQWLPRDKVLPLGVEDTVDKLKMLEGRKTSIRKSVQVAYDRAMIHLSRVRGPHSFVTSSYL from the exons ATGAGGAAGCCTCGCCGGAAGTCGCGGCAGAACGCCGAGGGCCGGCGCTCCCCATCCCCCTACAGTCTGAAGTGCTCACCTACTCGGGAGACCTTGACATATGCCCAGGCCCAGCGGATCGTCGAGGTGGACATTGATGGACGCCTGCATCGAATCAGCATCTATGACCCACTCAAGATCATCACAGAGGATGAGCTGACCGCCCAGGATATCACCGAATGCAATAGCAACAAGGAAAACAGTGAGCAGCCTCAGTTCCCTGGCAAGTCCAAAAAACCCTCCTCCAAGGGCAAGAAGAAGGAGTCCTGTTCCAAGCATGCGTCCGGCACTTCCTTCCACCTGCCGCAACCCAGCTTTCGCATGGTGGACTCCGGCAGCCAGCCAGAAGCGCCCCCGCTGCCTGCTGCCTACTACCGCTACATTGAGAAGCCGCCTGAAGACCTGGATGCAGAGGTGGAGTATGACATGGATGAGGAAGACCTTGCCTGGCTGGACATGGTGAATGAGAAGCGGCGTGTAGATGGGCACAGTTTGGTGTCAGCAGACACCTTTGAGCTACTGGTAGACCGGCTTGAGAAGGAGTCATACTTGGAGAGTCGCAGCAGTGGAGCCCAGCAGTCACTTATTGACGAAGACGCCTTTTGCTGTGTGTGCCTGGACGACGAATGCCACAACAGCAACGTCATTCTCTTCTGTGACATCTGCAACCTGGCTGTACACCAGGAGTGCTACGGTGTCCCCTACATCCCCGAGGGCCAATGGCTATGCCGCTGCTGCCTACAGTCTCCCTCCCGGCCTGTGGATTGCGTCCTCTGCCCCAATAAGGGCGGCGCCTTCAAACAGACCAGTGATGGGCACTGGGCGCACGTGGTGTGTGCCATCTGGATCCCTGAAGTCTGCTTCGCTAACACCGTGTTCCTGGAGCCCATTGAGGGCATTGACAACATCCCACCTGCCCGCTGGAAACTAACCTGCTATATCTGCAAGcagaaggggctgggggcagccaTCCAGTGCCATAAGGTAAACTGCTACACAGCCTTTCATGTGACATGTGCACAGCGGGCTGGGCTCTTCATGAAGATTGAGCCCATGCGTGAGACCAGCCTCAACGGCACCATCTTCACAGTACGCAAGACCGCCTACTGTGAGGCCCACTCGCCGCCAGGTGCTGCCACTGCTAGGAGGAAGGGTGACTCCCCTGGGAGCCTCAGTGAGGCTGGGGATGAGGAAGGGCTGAAGGAAGgctgtggagaggaagaagagaaggaagagatggaagaggaggaggaagatgaaggcCAGGGTGGGGTAGGTGGCCCCCTCAAAGGGGTGCCCAAGAAGAACAAGATGACTTTGAAGCAGAAGATCAAGAAGGAGCCAGAGGAAGTGGGCCGAGATACGGCCTCCACTGTCCCCATGGTCGCTGTCCCACAGATACCCTCTTATAG GTTGAACAAGATCTGTAGTGGTCTCTCCTTTCAGAGGAAAAACCAGTTCATACAGAGGCTTCACAACTACTGGCTATTGAAGAGGCAGGCACGGAATGGCGTCCCCCTCATCCGGCGCCTGCACTCCCACCTGCAGTCTCAAAGAAACGCCGAGCAG cGAGAGCAGGACGAGAAGACAAGTGCAGTGAAGGAAGAGCTAAAATACTGGCAGAAGCTCCGGCACGACTTGGAGCGGGCGCGACTGCTGATTGAGCTGATTCGGAAAAGGGAGAAGCTCAAGCGGGAACAG GTCAAGGTCCAGCAGGCTGCCATGGAGCTGGAGCTGATGCCATTCAACGTTCTGCTGAGGACCACACTGGACTTGCTGCAAGAGAAGGATCCGGCACACATCTTTGCCGAACCTGTCAACCTGAGTGAG GTTCCAGATTACCTGGAATTCATATCCAAGCCAATGGATTTTTCTACTATGAGGCGGAAGCTGGAGTCTCACCTATACCGCACCTTGGAGGAGTTTGAGGAGGACTTTAACCTTATAGTTACCAACTGCATGAAGTATAATGCTAAAGACACAATTTTCCACCGAGCAGCTGTCCGCCTGCGGGACCTGGGAGGGGCCATCCTGCGGCATGCCCGGCGGCAGGCAGAGAACATCGGCTATGACCCCGAGAGGGGCACCCACTTGCCTGAGTCACCCAAATTGGAGGACTTTTACCGCTTCTCCTGGGAAGACG TGGACAACATCCTCATCCCAGAGAACCGGGCCCATTTGTCCCCGGAGGTGCAGCTGAAGGAGCTGCTGGAGAAATTGGACCTGGTGAGCGCCATGCGGTCCAGTGGGGCCCGGACCCGCCGCGTCCGCCTACTGCGCAGGGAGATCAATGCCCTTCGGCAGAAGCTGGcgcagccaccaccaccaccacagccacCATCACTGAACAAGACTGTGTCCAATGGGGAGCTGCCAGCAGGGCCCCAGGGGGATGCGGCTGTGCTGGAGCAGGCCCCACAGGAGGAGCCAGAAGACGATGGGGACAGAG ATGACTCCAAactgcctcccccaccaaccCTGGAGCCCACTGGGCCTGCACCTTCCCTGTCTGAGCACGACTCCCCTCCGGATCCCCCTACTCTGAAACCCATTAATGATAGCAAACCTCCAAGCCGATTACTAAAGCCCAGAAAGGTGGAAGAAGATGAGCTCTTGGAAAAATCACCTCTGCAGATTGGGAGTGAGCCCTTGCAACGCCTGCTTAGTGACAATGGCATCAACAGAGTCTCTCTCATGGCCCCTGATGCCCCTGCTGGTGCCCCACTCAGTGGTGTGGGCCGCCGCACCTCGGTCCTCTTCAAGAAGGCCAAGAATGGGGTTAAGCTACAGAGGAGCCCAGACAGGGCCCTGGAGAATGGTGAGGACCACGGTGCAGTGGGCTCTCCTGCCTCTCCGGCGAGCATCGAGGATGAACGGCACTCCCGGAAACGGCCAAGGAGCAGGAGCTGTAGTGAGAGCGAAGGGGAGAGGTCCCCCCAACAGGAGGAGGAGACAG GCGTGACCAACGGCTTTGGGAAACACACCGAAAGCGGGTCTGACTCCGAGTGTAGTTTGGGTCTCAGTGGTGGACTGGCATTTGAAGCTTGCAG TGGTCTGACGCCCCCCAAACGCAGCCGCGGAAAGCCAGCCCTATCTCGTGTCCCCTTCCTGGAAGGTGTAAATGGAGATTCTGACTACAGCAGCGCAG gcagaaGCCTCCTGATGCCCTTTGAAGACCGCGGAGACCTGGAGCCCCTGGAGCTGGTGTGGGCCAAGTGCCGAGGCTATCCCTCCTACCCTGCCTTG ATCATCGATCCCAAGATGCCCCGGGAGGGCCTCCTGCACAATGGtgtccccatccctgtccccccaCTGGATGTGCTGAAGCTGGGAGAGCAGAAACAGGCCGAGGCTGGAGAGAAGCTCTTCCTTGTCCTCTTCTTTGACAACAAGCGCACCTG GCAGTGGCTTCCAAGGGACAAAGTGCTGCCCCTGGGTGTAGAAGACACCGTGGACAAGCTCAAGATGCTAGAAGGCCGCAAGACCAGCATCCGAAAGTCGGTGCAGGTGGCTTACGACCGTGCAATGATTCACTTGAGCCGGGTCCGGGGGCCCCACTCCTTCGTCACCTCCAGCTACCTGtag
- the BRPF3 gene encoding bromodomain and PHD finger-containing protein 3 isoform X2 — protein MRKPRRKSRQNAEGRRSPSPYSLKCSPTRETLTYAQAQRIVEVDIDGRLHRISIYDPLKIITEDELTAQDITECNSNKENSEQPQFPGKSKKPSSKGKKKESCSKHASGTSFHLPQPSFRMVDSGSQPEAPPLPAAYYRYIEKPPEDLDAEVEYDMDEEDLAWLDMVNEKRRVDGHSLVSADTFELLVDRLEKESYLESRSSGAQQSLIDEDAFCCVCLDDECHNSNVILFCDICNLAVHQECYGVPYIPEGQWLCRCCLQSPSRPVDCVLCPNKGGAFKQTSDGHWAHVVCAIWIPEVCFANTVFLEPIEGIDNIPPARWKLTCYICKQKGLGAAIQCHKVNCYTAFHVTCAQRAGLFMKIEPMRETSLNGTIFTVRKTAYCEAHSPPGAATARRKGDSPGSLSEAGDEEGLKEGCGEEEEKEEMEEEEEDEGQGGVGGPLKGVPKKNKMTLKQKIKKEPEEVGRDTASTVPMVAVPQIPSYRLNKICSGLSFQRKNQFIQRLHNYWLLKRQARNGVPLIRRLHSHLQSQRNAEQREQDEKTSAVKEELKYWQKLRHDLERARLLIELIRKREKLKREQVKVQQAAMELELMPFNVLLRTTLDLLQEKDPAHIFAEPVNLSEVPDYLEFISKPMDFSTMRRKLESHLYRTLEEFEEDFNLIVTNCMKYNAKDTIFHRAAVRLRDLGGAILRHARRQAENIGYDPERGTHLPESPKLEDFYRFSWEDVDNILIPENRAHLSPEVQLKELLEKLDLVSAMRSSGARTRRVRLLRREINALRQKLAQPPPPPQPPSLNKTVSNGELPAGPQGDAAVLEQAPQEEPEDDGDRDDSKLPPPPTLEPTGPAPSLSEHDSPPDPPTLKPINDSKPPSRLLKPRKVEEDELLEKSPLQIGSEPLQRLLSDNGINRVSLMAPDAPAGAPLSGVGRRTSVLFKKAKNGVKLQRSPDRALENGEDHGAVGSPASPASIEDERHSRKRPRSRSCSESEGERSPQQEEETGVTNGFGKHTESGSDSECSLGLSGGLAFEACSGLTPPKRSRGKPALSRVPFLEGVNGDSDYSSADHRSQDAPGGPPAQWCPHPCPPTGCAEAGRAETGRGWREALPCPLL, from the exons ATGAGGAAGCCTCGCCGGAAGTCGCGGCAGAACGCCGAGGGCCGGCGCTCCCCATCCCCCTACAGTCTGAAGTGCTCACCTACTCGGGAGACCTTGACATATGCCCAGGCCCAGCGGATCGTCGAGGTGGACATTGATGGACGCCTGCATCGAATCAGCATCTATGACCCACTCAAGATCATCACAGAGGATGAGCTGACCGCCCAGGATATCACCGAATGCAATAGCAACAAGGAAAACAGTGAGCAGCCTCAGTTCCCTGGCAAGTCCAAAAAACCCTCCTCCAAGGGCAAGAAGAAGGAGTCCTGTTCCAAGCATGCGTCCGGCACTTCCTTCCACCTGCCGCAACCCAGCTTTCGCATGGTGGACTCCGGCAGCCAGCCAGAAGCGCCCCCGCTGCCTGCTGCCTACTACCGCTACATTGAGAAGCCGCCTGAAGACCTGGATGCAGAGGTGGAGTATGACATGGATGAGGAAGACCTTGCCTGGCTGGACATGGTGAATGAGAAGCGGCGTGTAGATGGGCACAGTTTGGTGTCAGCAGACACCTTTGAGCTACTGGTAGACCGGCTTGAGAAGGAGTCATACTTGGAGAGTCGCAGCAGTGGAGCCCAGCAGTCACTTATTGACGAAGACGCCTTTTGCTGTGTGTGCCTGGACGACGAATGCCACAACAGCAACGTCATTCTCTTCTGTGACATCTGCAACCTGGCTGTACACCAGGAGTGCTACGGTGTCCCCTACATCCCCGAGGGCCAATGGCTATGCCGCTGCTGCCTACAGTCTCCCTCCCGGCCTGTGGATTGCGTCCTCTGCCCCAATAAGGGCGGCGCCTTCAAACAGACCAGTGATGGGCACTGGGCGCACGTGGTGTGTGCCATCTGGATCCCTGAAGTCTGCTTCGCTAACACCGTGTTCCTGGAGCCCATTGAGGGCATTGACAACATCCCACCTGCCCGCTGGAAACTAACCTGCTATATCTGCAAGcagaaggggctgggggcagccaTCCAGTGCCATAAGGTAAACTGCTACACAGCCTTTCATGTGACATGTGCACAGCGGGCTGGGCTCTTCATGAAGATTGAGCCCATGCGTGAGACCAGCCTCAACGGCACCATCTTCACAGTACGCAAGACCGCCTACTGTGAGGCCCACTCGCCGCCAGGTGCTGCCACTGCTAGGAGGAAGGGTGACTCCCCTGGGAGCCTCAGTGAGGCTGGGGATGAGGAAGGGCTGAAGGAAGgctgtggagaggaagaagagaaggaagagatggaagaggaggaggaagatgaaggcCAGGGTGGGGTAGGTGGCCCCCTCAAAGGGGTGCCCAAGAAGAACAAGATGACTTTGAAGCAGAAGATCAAGAAGGAGCCAGAGGAAGTGGGCCGAGATACGGCCTCCACTGTCCCCATGGTCGCTGTCCCACAGATACCCTCTTATAG GTTGAACAAGATCTGTAGTGGTCTCTCCTTTCAGAGGAAAAACCAGTTCATACAGAGGCTTCACAACTACTGGCTATTGAAGAGGCAGGCACGGAATGGCGTCCCCCTCATCCGGCGCCTGCACTCCCACCTGCAGTCTCAAAGAAACGCCGAGCAG cGAGAGCAGGACGAGAAGACAAGTGCAGTGAAGGAAGAGCTAAAATACTGGCAGAAGCTCCGGCACGACTTGGAGCGGGCGCGACTGCTGATTGAGCTGATTCGGAAAAGGGAGAAGCTCAAGCGGGAACAG GTCAAGGTCCAGCAGGCTGCCATGGAGCTGGAGCTGATGCCATTCAACGTTCTGCTGAGGACCACACTGGACTTGCTGCAAGAGAAGGATCCGGCACACATCTTTGCCGAACCTGTCAACCTGAGTGAG GTTCCAGATTACCTGGAATTCATATCCAAGCCAATGGATTTTTCTACTATGAGGCGGAAGCTGGAGTCTCACCTATACCGCACCTTGGAGGAGTTTGAGGAGGACTTTAACCTTATAGTTACCAACTGCATGAAGTATAATGCTAAAGACACAATTTTCCACCGAGCAGCTGTCCGCCTGCGGGACCTGGGAGGGGCCATCCTGCGGCATGCCCGGCGGCAGGCAGAGAACATCGGCTATGACCCCGAGAGGGGCACCCACTTGCCTGAGTCACCCAAATTGGAGGACTTTTACCGCTTCTCCTGGGAAGACG TGGACAACATCCTCATCCCAGAGAACCGGGCCCATTTGTCCCCGGAGGTGCAGCTGAAGGAGCTGCTGGAGAAATTGGACCTGGTGAGCGCCATGCGGTCCAGTGGGGCCCGGACCCGCCGCGTCCGCCTACTGCGCAGGGAGATCAATGCCCTTCGGCAGAAGCTGGcgcagccaccaccaccaccacagccacCATCACTGAACAAGACTGTGTCCAATGGGGAGCTGCCAGCAGGGCCCCAGGGGGATGCGGCTGTGCTGGAGCAGGCCCCACAGGAGGAGCCAGAAGACGATGGGGACAGAG ATGACTCCAAactgcctcccccaccaaccCTGGAGCCCACTGGGCCTGCACCTTCCCTGTCTGAGCACGACTCCCCTCCGGATCCCCCTACTCTGAAACCCATTAATGATAGCAAACCTCCAAGCCGATTACTAAAGCCCAGAAAGGTGGAAGAAGATGAGCTCTTGGAAAAATCACCTCTGCAGATTGGGAGTGAGCCCTTGCAACGCCTGCTTAGTGACAATGGCATCAACAGAGTCTCTCTCATGGCCCCTGATGCCCCTGCTGGTGCCCCACTCAGTGGTGTGGGCCGCCGCACCTCGGTCCTCTTCAAGAAGGCCAAGAATGGGGTTAAGCTACAGAGGAGCCCAGACAGGGCCCTGGAGAATGGTGAGGACCACGGTGCAGTGGGCTCTCCTGCCTCTCCGGCGAGCATCGAGGATGAACGGCACTCCCGGAAACGGCCAAGGAGCAGGAGCTGTAGTGAGAGCGAAGGGGAGAGGTCCCCCCAACAGGAGGAGGAGACAG GCGTGACCAACGGCTTTGGGAAACACACCGAAAGCGGGTCTGACTCCGAGTGTAGTTTGGGTCTCAGTGGTGGACTGGCATTTGAAGCTTGCAG TGGTCTGACGCCCCCCAAACGCAGCCGCGGAAAGCCAGCCCTATCTCGTGTCCCCTTCCTGGAAGGTGTAAATGGAGATTCTGACTACAGCAGCGCAG ATCATCGATCCCAAGATGCCCCGGGAGGGCCTCCTGCACAATGGtgtccccatccctgtccccccaCTGGATGTGCTGAAGCTGGGAGAGCAGAAACAGGCCGAGGCTGGAGAGAAGCTCTTCCTTGTCCTCTTCTTTGA